Proteins found in one Zea mays cultivar B73 chromosome 1, Zm-B73-REFERENCE-NAM-5.0, whole genome shotgun sequence genomic segment:
- the LOC103641905 gene encoding wall-associated receptor kinase 5 isoform X2: MCSTAVLLVRTCVVLVCLAAMARAPAKVHAAAGTGTKASLSPCPSRCGDVEISYPFGIGLGCFRQGFELTCDQTAPSPRLFFVSGNSSIQVTSLYVGNSAVLASAVGFNVTMNAGVDTYTKSWEAPTATGVSFYADNNYLYTVGCGVYVYVFGDNREIMESANTGSGVCEGLGCCSIPMRGGQGFTLKLGRLNSTIPQFGEALSSVKIIVSQNYEFVTDDVYASWVNTSNVQGMLLDIAITDQPNCASAQSQENKDTYACTSESICNDVLPPVVSQGGYSCFCPGQIEGNPYIEDGCIAYYNPEAPSIRNCTRLCGNISVPFPFGIEEGCYANDNLRLNCTINDTTLILDRGYAQYRVTNLSLDDGLLMVTNMLNDTSSKNVERIIITSNYDNYQEVMDGNYDFSQEDTAIKWVISNITCQKAMQNNATYACVSDNSICKDVMRGNIRDGYRCKCSDGFQGNPYLHNNCTDIDECLIPNKCNGICYNFDGGFNCTSCPHGKEYDPKNHKCVMSAKQRILIFGIVIGLVCGLGSISFALGAIVLTGKWKKGIQRRIRREYFKKNQGLLLEQLISNENATTKTKIFTLDELEEATNKFDATRVLGHGGHGTVYKGILSDQRVVAIKKSKIVEQIEIDQFINEVAILSQIIHRNVVKLFGCCLEDEVPLLVYEFISNGTLYDILHENIATKCLFSWDDRIRIATEASGALAYLHSAAAIPIFHRDVKSSNILLDDNFTVKVSDFGASRSLSLDETHVVTIVQGTFGYLDPEYYYTGSLTEKSDVYSFGVILVELLTRKKPIFINESGAKQNLSHYFIEGLQEGTLMEIIDSQVVEEADQEEINDISSLIETCLRSKGGHRPSMKEVDMRLQCLRTKRLRNKTHLLIEKGGEMEPLLCAEAQHPHERINPIYNEEHLTIPMMSGCYSLEQELAAASSMVR, translated from the exons ATGTGCTCCACTGCAGTGCTGCTAGTTCGCACATGCGTTGTGCTTGTGTGTTTGGCCGCCATGGCGCGAGCGCCGGCCAAGGTCCATGCTGCCGCCGGCACCGGGACCAAGGCCTCCCTGTCGCCGTGCCCCTCTCGCTGCGGGGATGTCGAAATCTCGTACCCGTTCGGGATAGGGCTGGGCTGCTTCCGTCAAGGCTTCGAGCTCACCTGCGATCAAACAGCTCCTTCTCCCAGGCTCTTCTTCGTGTCGGGGAACAGCTCGATCCAGGTGACTTCTCTATATGTCGGCAACAGTGCGGTTTTAGCTTCAGCTGTTGGGTTCAACGTCACCATGAACGCAGGCGTCGACACCTACACCAAGTCTTGGGAGGCCCCTACTGCCACTGGTGTCAGTTTTTATGCAGATAATAATTATCTGTACACTGTTGGATGTGGTGTCTACGTCTACGTGTTCGGTGATAACAGAGAGATCATGGAGAGCGCAAACACTGGTTCTGGTGTCTGTGAAGGGTTAGGCTGCTGCAGCATTCCAATGCGTGGCGGCCAAGGCTTCACTCTCAAACTAGGTCGCCTCAATAGTACCATTCCACAGTTCGGTGAAGCGCTCTCCAGTGTTAAGATTATCGTTTCCCAAAACTATGAATTTGTTACTGATGATGTTTATGCAAGTTGGGTGAATACAAGCAATGTTCAGGGCATGCTACTTGACATTGCAATCACGGACCAACCAAACTGCGCGAGTGCCCAGTCCCAAGAGAACAAGGATACCTACGCATGTACTAGTGAAAGCATCTGCAACGACGTTCTACCACCAGTAGTATCTCAAGGAGGCTACAGTTGCTTCTGCCCTGGTCAAATAGAGGGCAACCCCTATATTGAAGATGGCTGCATAG CATATTACAACCCAGAGGCACCGAGTATTAGGAACTGTACGAGATTATGTGGAAACATAAGCGTTCCATTTCCTTTTGGGATCGAAGAAGGCTGTTACGCAAATGATAACCTACGACTCAACTGCACAATTAACGACACTACTCTTATTCTTGATCGAGGGTACGCACAGTATCGTGTGACCAATTTGTCACTTGATGATGGGCTTCTGATGGTTACAAACATGTTGAATGACACAAGCTCCAAAAATGTGGAGAGAATAATCATCACTAGTAACTATGACAATTACCAGGAGGTTATGGATGGTAATTATGATTTCTCTCAGGAGGATACAGCAATAAAATGGGttatatcaaacataacttgtcaGAAAGCAATGCAAAATAATGCTACATATGCGTGCGTAAGTGACAACAGTATATGCAAAGATGTCATGCGAGGGAATATACGTGACGGGTACCGCTGCAAGTGTTCCGATGGCTTCCAAGGAAACCCATACCTTCATAATAACTGTACAG ATATTGATGAGTGCCTTATTCCAAATAAATGCAATGGAATATGCTACAATTTTGATGGAGGCTTCAATTGTACAAGTTGCCCTCATGGGAAAGAGTATGATCCAAAAAATCATAAATGTGTCATGTCAGCTAAGCAGCGTATTCTAATTTTTG GGATTGTAATTGGGCTTGTTTGTGGTCTTGGATCCATAAGTTTTGCACTTGGTGCAATTGTACTCACTGGTAAGTGGAAAAAAGGCATCCAAAGGAGAATTCGAAGAGAGTACTTCAAGAAAAATCAAGGTCTACTCTTGGAGCAACTAATATCGAATGAAAATGCTACAACCAAAACAAAGATATTCACTTTGGATGAACTAGAGGAAGCAACCAACAAGTTTGATGCTACTCGTGTTCTAGGTCATGGTGGGCATGGCACTGTTTACAAAGGGATTTTGTCTGATCAGCGTGTCGTGGCCATAAAAAAATCTAAAATAGTGGAGCAAATAGAGATAGATCAGTTCATCAATGAGGTTGCTATTTTATCTCAAATCATTCACCGCAATGTGGTGAAGCTTTTTGGTTGTTGCCTAGAAGATGAGGTACCCTTGCTAGTCTATGAGTTCATATCAAATGGCACTTTGTATGACATTCTTCATGAAAATATTGCAACAAAATGCTTGTTCTCATGGGATGATCGAATTAGGATTGCAACGGAAGCATCAGGAGCACTTGCTTATCTACACTCAGCTGCTGCAATACCAATTTTCCATAGAGATGTGAAGTCTTCTAATATACTCTTGGACGACAACTTCACTGTAAAGGTTTCAGATTTTGGTGCTTCAAGATCTCTATCCCTTGATGAAACACATGTGGTGACAATTGTCCAAGGAACATTCGGTTATTTAGATCCAGAGTATTATTATACTGGTTCTCTAACTGAGAAGAGTGATGTGTATAGTTTTGGAGTGATACTTGTGGAACTTTTGACAAGAAAGAAACCAATTTTTATCAATGAATCGGGTGCCAAACAAAACTTATCTCATTACTTCATTGAAGGACTACAGGAAGGGACTCTCATGGAAATAATAGATTCTCAAGTTGTGGAAGAGGCAGACCAAGAAGAGATTAACGATATCTCCTCACTTATAGAAACATGCTTAAGATCCAAAGGAGGGCATAGACCAAGCATGAAAGAAGTAGATATGAGATTGCAATGTCTAAGAACAAAGAGGCTACGGAATAAAACACATCTTTTGATTGAAAAGGGTGGAGAAATGGAACCTTTGTTATGCGCAGAAGCTCAGCACCCACATGAACGTATCAATCCAATTTATAATGAGGAACATTTAACAATTCCAATGATGTCTGGGTGCTACAGTTTGGAGCAAGAACTTGCGGCAGCATCTAGTATGGTTCGCTAA
- the LOC103641905 gene encoding wall-associated receptor kinase 2 isoform X1: MLACREIFYCFFVFFWRALAVTVSQHKLIKLVYVDTHSTQESTLSSVSINKTCSDVLHCSAASSHMRCACVFGRHGASAGQGPCCRRHRDQGLPVAVPLSLRGCRNLVPVRDRAGLLPSRLRAHLRSNSSFSQALLRVGEQLDPGVDTYTKSWEAPTATGVSFYADNNYLYTVGCGVYVYVFGDNREIMESANTGSGVCEGLGCCSIPMRGGQGFTLKLGRLNSTIPQFGEALSSVKIIVSQNYEFVTDDVYASWVNTSNVQGMLLDIAITDQPNCASAQSQENKDTYACTSESICNDVLPPVVSQGGYSCFCPGQIEGNPYIEDGCIAYYNPEAPSIRNCTRLCGNISVPFPFGIEEGCYANDNLRLNCTINDTTLILDRGYAQYRVTNLSLDDGLLMVTNMLNDTSSKNVERIIITSNYDNYQEVMDGNYDFSQEDTAIKWVISNITCQKAMQNNATYACVSDNSICKDVMRGNIRDGYRCKCSDGFQGNPYLHNNCTDIDECLIPNKCNGICYNFDGGFNCTSCPHGKEYDPKNHKCVMSAKQRILIFGIVIGLVCGLGSISFALGAIVLTGKWKKGIQRRIRREYFKKNQGLLLEQLISNENATTKTKIFTLDELEEATNKFDATRVLGHGGHGTVYKGILSDQRVVAIKKSKIVEQIEIDQFINEVAILSQIIHRNVVKLFGCCLEDEVPLLVYEFISNGTLYDILHENIATKCLFSWDDRIRIATEASGALAYLHSAAAIPIFHRDVKSSNILLDDNFTVKVSDFGASRSLSLDETHVVTIVQGTFGYLDPEYYYTGSLTEKSDVYSFGVILVELLTRKKPIFINESGAKQNLSHYFIEGLQEGTLMEIIDSQVVEEADQEEINDISSLIETCLRSKGGHRPSMKEVDMRLQCLRTKRLRNKTHLLIEKGGEMEPLLCAEAQHPHERINPIYNEEHLTIPMMSGCYSLEQELAAASSMVR, translated from the exons ATGCTAGCTTGCCGTGAGATTTTTTATTGTTTTTTTGTTTTCTTCTGGCGCGCGCTAGCTGTTACAGTCTCTCAGCATAAATTAATTAAACTAGTATATGTAGACACTCACAGCACACAGGAAAGCACACTATCTTCTGTCTCCATAAACAAGACCTGCAGCGATGTGCTCCACTGCAGTGCTGCTAGTTCGCACATGCGTTGTGCTTGTGTGTTTGGCCGCCATGGCGCGAGCGCCGGCCAAGGTCCATGCTGCCGCCGGCACCGGGACCAAGGCCTCCCTGTCGCCGTGCCCCTCTCGCTGCGGGGATGTCGAAATCTCGTACCCGTTCGGGATAGGGCTGGGCTGCTTCCGTCAAGGCTTCGAGCTCACCTGCGATCAAACAGCTCCTTCTCCCAGGCTCTTCTTCGTGTCGGGGAACAGCTCGATCCAG GCGTCGACACCTACACCAAGTCTTGGGAGGCCCCTACTGCCACTGGTGTCAGTTTTTATGCAGATAATAATTATCTGTACACTGTTGGATGTGGTGTCTACGTCTACGTGTTCGGTGATAACAGAGAGATCATGGAGAGCGCAAACACTGGTTCTGGTGTCTGTGAAGGGTTAGGCTGCTGCAGCATTCCAATGCGTGGCGGCCAAGGCTTCACTCTCAAACTAGGTCGCCTCAATAGTACCATTCCACAGTTCGGTGAAGCGCTCTCCAGTGTTAAGATTATCGTTTCCCAAAACTATGAATTTGTTACTGATGATGTTTATGCAAGTTGGGTGAATACAAGCAATGTTCAGGGCATGCTACTTGACATTGCAATCACGGACCAACCAAACTGCGCGAGTGCCCAGTCCCAAGAGAACAAGGATACCTACGCATGTACTAGTGAAAGCATCTGCAACGACGTTCTACCACCAGTAGTATCTCAAGGAGGCTACAGTTGCTTCTGCCCTGGTCAAATAGAGGGCAACCCCTATATTGAAGATGGCTGCATAG CATATTACAACCCAGAGGCACCGAGTATTAGGAACTGTACGAGATTATGTGGAAACATAAGCGTTCCATTTCCTTTTGGGATCGAAGAAGGCTGTTACGCAAATGATAACCTACGACTCAACTGCACAATTAACGACACTACTCTTATTCTTGATCGAGGGTACGCACAGTATCGTGTGACCAATTTGTCACTTGATGATGGGCTTCTGATGGTTACAAACATGTTGAATGACACAAGCTCCAAAAATGTGGAGAGAATAATCATCACTAGTAACTATGACAATTACCAGGAGGTTATGGATGGTAATTATGATTTCTCTCAGGAGGATACAGCAATAAAATGGGttatatcaaacataacttgtcaGAAAGCAATGCAAAATAATGCTACATATGCGTGCGTAAGTGACAACAGTATATGCAAAGATGTCATGCGAGGGAATATACGTGACGGGTACCGCTGCAAGTGTTCCGATGGCTTCCAAGGAAACCCATACCTTCATAATAACTGTACAG ATATTGATGAGTGCCTTATTCCAAATAAATGCAATGGAATATGCTACAATTTTGATGGAGGCTTCAATTGTACAAGTTGCCCTCATGGGAAAGAGTATGATCCAAAAAATCATAAATGTGTCATGTCAGCTAAGCAGCGTATTCTAATTTTTG GGATTGTAATTGGGCTTGTTTGTGGTCTTGGATCCATAAGTTTTGCACTTGGTGCAATTGTACTCACTGGTAAGTGGAAAAAAGGCATCCAAAGGAGAATTCGAAGAGAGTACTTCAAGAAAAATCAAGGTCTACTCTTGGAGCAACTAATATCGAATGAAAATGCTACAACCAAAACAAAGATATTCACTTTGGATGAACTAGAGGAAGCAACCAACAAGTTTGATGCTACTCGTGTTCTAGGTCATGGTGGGCATGGCACTGTTTACAAAGGGATTTTGTCTGATCAGCGTGTCGTGGCCATAAAAAAATCTAAAATAGTGGAGCAAATAGAGATAGATCAGTTCATCAATGAGGTTGCTATTTTATCTCAAATCATTCACCGCAATGTGGTGAAGCTTTTTGGTTGTTGCCTAGAAGATGAGGTACCCTTGCTAGTCTATGAGTTCATATCAAATGGCACTTTGTATGACATTCTTCATGAAAATATTGCAACAAAATGCTTGTTCTCATGGGATGATCGAATTAGGATTGCAACGGAAGCATCAGGAGCACTTGCTTATCTACACTCAGCTGCTGCAATACCAATTTTCCATAGAGATGTGAAGTCTTCTAATATACTCTTGGACGACAACTTCACTGTAAAGGTTTCAGATTTTGGTGCTTCAAGATCTCTATCCCTTGATGAAACACATGTGGTGACAATTGTCCAAGGAACATTCGGTTATTTAGATCCAGAGTATTATTATACTGGTTCTCTAACTGAGAAGAGTGATGTGTATAGTTTTGGAGTGATACTTGTGGAACTTTTGACAAGAAAGAAACCAATTTTTATCAATGAATCGGGTGCCAAACAAAACTTATCTCATTACTTCATTGAAGGACTACAGGAAGGGACTCTCATGGAAATAATAGATTCTCAAGTTGTGGAAGAGGCAGACCAAGAAGAGATTAACGATATCTCCTCACTTATAGAAACATGCTTAAGATCCAAAGGAGGGCATAGACCAAGCATGAAAGAAGTAGATATGAGATTGCAATGTCTAAGAACAAAGAGGCTACGGAATAAAACACATCTTTTGATTGAAAAGGGTGGAGAAATGGAACCTTTGTTATGCGCAGAAGCTCAGCACCCACATGAACGTATCAATCCAATTTATAATGAGGAACATTTAACAATTCCAATGATGTCTGGGTGCTACAGTTTGGAGCAAGAACTTGCGGCAGCATCTAGTATGGTTCGCTAA